The sequence GCGGAGAGGCTGATCGCCGCGCCCGGGCTGAGCAGCCGCGAGATCGGGCAGTTCTCCTTGGCGTCCGCGGCGATCTTCTGGAACGTGGCGTCGTCGATGCCGGGCACGTCCCCGACCGTCTCGAGGTCGATGCGGGAGACGCCGAAGCCGGCATCGGTCTTGTCCATGTGCACCTTGGCGACGGTCTCCACCGAATTGGGCGTGAAGCCCGCGTCGGCGAGGCCCTTCGAGAAGGCCATCGAGAAGCAGCCGGAGTGGGCCGCCGCGATCAGCTCCTCCGGGTTCGTCCCCTCACCCTCCTCGAACCGTGACTTGAAGGAGTAATTCCCCTGCAGGCCACCCTTACCGGTCTTGACCGTGCCGGAACCCTCGGTGAGGTTCCCTTCCCAACGAGCCGTGGCAGAACGAATAGGCATGAACGAAACGCTAGCCCATGCGAGGTTCCCTGGAAGGCCGACACCGCAGGGGCCATCATGGAGCGCATGTCGGAGACGGTGGTCGCATTCGGTCCTGCGGAGCCCGACGGGGCCCCGGGTGGGCGCTTCGCGGGCCGGTTGCGCGAGCTCGGGGCCGACCGCCGGCTCGCCCCGCTGGTCGCCGGGCTGGGCGCGGTCGCCGCGTTC is a genomic window of Actinoplanes teichomyceticus ATCC 31121 containing:
- a CDS encoding OsmC family protein; this translates as MPIRSATARWEGNLTEGSGTVKTGKGGLQGNYSFKSRFEEGEGTNPEELIAAAHSGCFSMAFSKGLADAGFTPNSVETVAKVHMDKTDAGFGVSRIDLETVGDVPGIDDATFQKIAADAKENCPISRLLSPGAAISLSAKLA